Genomic segment of Antricoccus suffuscus:
GAGCGAGCGGCCCATCGTCTCCGCAGGCGTGATGATCTCGCGCAGCCGGCCGACGAGTTTCGGTAGCGCCGGATCATCGATGAGTGGGCCAAACGCGTCCCGCATTGTCTTGTCGATGATGTCGGTGCGCGCCGCGCTCAGGGTCTTCAGATCGCTCTTCTCGTGGGCCTCAGCCCAGCCATCCCGCACCGTGGTCGGGTTGAAGTTATAGAACGTCGAAGCGACAACGGACGCGTCGCACTCGCCCAGCGGTGCCGCCCGCATGCCAAAATAGCGGCCTTTAAAGGACAGCCCGAGCTCCTTCTGCTTTTCCGTCACGTACGGCGAGAAGTAGGCGGTGATATGCAGCGGCTCAAACGACTGGTAGGCCTGGCGAGCGTATCCACGCTCGCGTTCGCCGTACCGGAAACTGCCACCTATCGACTGCGGTTGAGACATGTAGTTCTCCCCATGGGTTGTTGGAGGCGCGGTCTGGCCAATATAGCCATCCGATCCGATCCGGCACCACCGGCGATCTCTGGGTCTGGTCAGCGATCGCGGGTAATGTCCACAACGAGAGTCCCTGACATCGCGGGAAACATAGGGAGCAAAAATGGATCTGACCAAGTTCACGCATGCATGTGTCCGTCTCGACGACGGCAACCGCAAGCTCGTCATCGACCCCGGCGCGTTTTCCGAGTTGGACCAGGCGCTCGACGGTGTCGACGCGGTGCTCATCACCCACGAACACGCCGATCACATCGATGTCGACAAGCTCAAGGCTGCCGCACAGAAGAACTCGTCACTGCACGTATGGGCACCGCGGTCCGTCGCGGACGACATCGCCGCGGAATGGGTCACCGCCGTGGGGCCCGGTGAGACGTTCGACGCTGCGGGTTTCTCGGTCGAGACGTTCGGCGGTCAGCATGCCGTGATCCATCCGAAGATCCCGACCATCACCAACATCTGCTACCTGATCGACGGCAATGTCTATCACCCCGGCGACTCGTTCGACGTACCCACCAAGCCCGTGCAGACGCTGCTGCTGCCGTTGCACGCGCCATGGTCGAAGACGTCCGAGGTCGTCGACTTCGCGGTGTCGGTGCGCGCACCCAAGGCGTACGCCGTGCACGACGGGCTGCTCAACGACGTCGGGATCAGCTTTACCTCTGGGCTGGTTGAGAACTTCGCCGGTCAGCATGGGAGCGCGTTCGCACGGCTCGCGCCGGTCTCAACCGTCTCGATCTAACAGGCGCTCGATCGCCGCGCGTGCCGACTCGGCGCGGGCGACGCGGTCGCGGGTGCGCCGCGGCTCACCGACCTTGGCGAGGTTGAGCAGTCCGGCGTCGCCGCGCGCCTGGCCCTCGGCGATTCGGCCTGCGGCCAGTCGCATCCGCTGCAGG
This window contains:
- a CDS encoding MBL fold metallo-hydrolase; this encodes MDLTKFTHACVRLDDGNRKLVIDPGAFSELDQALDGVDAVLITHEHADHIDVDKLKAAAQKNSSLHVWAPRSVADDIAAEWVTAVGPGETFDAAGFSVETFGGQHAVIHPKIPTITNICYLIDGNVYHPGDSFDVPTKPVQTLLLPLHAPWSKTSEVVDFAVSVRAPKAYAVHDGLLNDVGISFTSGLVENFAGQHGSAFARLAPVSTVSI